The following are from one region of the Coffea eugenioides isolate CCC68of chromosome 2, Ceug_1.0, whole genome shotgun sequence genome:
- the LOC113764144 gene encoding protein LOL2-like, giving the protein MGTEEKDLVKGGGGGGEEDDDDDDGPPPGFHCIATQIEENLVKEEKDAEINENEDDEDEDVDGPPPGWSSIPPATFQPVHPSDVEMSDKQKEDENEEGPPPGWHSVPLASQSSEAVPADTQTRNHEDRTKYIDEGSQPGQKSVPPLKLLPPTPPRPPPAVSSPSEKGQMVCGSCRLLLAYPPGVKYVQCSCCQTVNLVLEDHQVGQVKCGGCAVLLMYPYGAPSVRCCSCRSVTEIGAHNRRPPLSVQQARRPLSVNRVH; this is encoded by the exons ATGGGGACTGAAGAGAAAGACCTCGtcaaaggaggaggaggaggaggagaagaagatgatgatgatgacgacGGCCCACCGCCTGGATTTCATTGCATTGCTACCCAAATAGAAGAAAATTTAGTTAAGGAAGAAAAAGATGCAGAAATTaatgaaaatgaagatgatgaagatgaagatgtcGATGGTCCACCACCTGGATGGTCTTCAATTCCTCCTGCAACCTTTCAGCCAGTTCACCCTTCTG ACGTAGAAATGTCGGACAAGCAAAAAGAGGATGAAAATGAAGAAGGGCCTCCACCTGGGTGGCACTCAGTTCCACTGGCCTCACAGTCATCAGAAGCTGTTCCTGCTG ATACACAAACGAGAAATCATGAAGACAGAACCAAATACATTGATGAAGGGTCCCAACCAGGGCAGAAATCTGTACCTCCACTGAAGTTGCTTCCACCTACACCACCTCGACCACCACCTGCAGTATCATCTCCTTCGG AAAAGGGTCAGATGGTTTGTGGTTCCTGCCGGCTGTTGCTTGCGTATCCTCCTGGAGTCAAATATGTCCAGTGCTCTTGTTGCCAGACTGTCAACCTTGTTCTAGAAG ATCATCAGGTTGGACAAGTCAAGTGCGGGGGTTGTGCAGTGTTGCTCATGTACCCATATGGAGCACCATCTGTCAGATGTTGCTCTTGCCGCTCTGTGACAGAAATTGGT GCTCACAACAGGCGACCCCCTCTATCTGTGCAACAGGCTCGCCGACCACTTTCTGTCAACCGTGTTCATTAG
- the LOC113764041 gene encoding uncharacterized protein LOC113764041, giving the protein MSAATAGKSSSKKRGSESDVSKSEKLKRVVIEDDFDADLSNDIKGIMTALQQIRQKAQQDGQKKNEETISSVASEIKSNLDELRTKLEKDRQAFAKALSKSSKECENLLKNESTKFQAVYENFCKEKTVHVQGLKDAISKYEEEKEKLFMRYEQLRKKEKSMIAELEKACASRITDLEESLKKKKQDDKTFSILRKTLGSFLDNASDEDFPPDD; this is encoded by the exons ATGTCGGCAGCAACGGCGGGAAAATCAAGCTCGAAGAAGCGAGGCAGTGAATCAGATGTTTCGAAATCGGAGAAGCTGAAGCGAGTCGTCATTGAAGATGATTTCGACGCCGATCTCTCCAA TGATATTAAAGGAATTATGACGGCTCTGCAGCAAATTAGGCAGAAAGCTCAACAGGACGGCCAGAAGAAGAACGAAGAAACTATTTCCAG TGTGGCATCAGAGATCAAGTCAAATCTTGATGAGTTGAGAACAAAGCTTGAGAAGGACAG GCAAGCTTTTGCTAAAGCACTATCAAAGAGCTCAAAAGAG TGTGAAAATTTGTTGAAGAATGAATCTACCAAGTTTCAAGCAGTGTATGAGAATTTCTGCAAGGAGAAAACTGTACATGTGCAGGGTTTGAAGG ACGCAATTTCCAAGTAcgaggaagaaaaggaaaaattattcATGCGATATGAACAATTAA GGAAGAAAGAGAAGAGTATGATAGCTGAACTTGAGAAAGCCTGTGCAAGTAGAATTACTGACTTGGAGGAGTcgctgaagaagaagaaacag GATGACAAAACTTTTAGCATTCTGAGAAAGACTCTAGGTTCTTTTCTGGATAATGCTTCTGATGAAGACTTCCCACCAGATGATTGA
- the LOC113754491 gene encoding E3 ubiquitin-protein ligase RMA3-like has protein sequence MAMEFEQQLAQDLKSIPASKIADSEKASACFDCSICLESANDPVVTFCGHLYCWPCIYKWLELQMSSLTQDECTYCPICKAEISQESLVPLYGRGRSLSEPVSDDKVTSSSKVMAIPPRPNASARQAQATSANLRQQLPSNSPSLNLQTDPTAPSESEDSSSPALTVPLAVCHPMNGNYGEMIYARAFGNWESFYTFPNSYHTEGSASPRVRRQEIQAHKSLNRISVFLFCWILLCLFVF, from the coding sequence ATGGCTATGGAATTTGAGCAACAACTGGCACAAGATTTGAAATCCATCCCCGCTTCAAAAATAGCAGACTCCGAGAAGGCATCTGCCTGCTTTGATTGTAGCATCTGCTTAGAATCAGCGAACGATCCAGTTGTTACCTTCTGTGGGCACCTCTACTGTTGGCCCTGCATTTATAAGTGGCTAGAGTTGCAGATGTCTTCTCTTACTCAAGATGAGTGCACATACTGCCCAATTTGCAAGGCCGAAATTTCCCAAGAATCCCTTGTGCCCCTTTATGGCCGTGGCCGAAGCCTCTCTGAACCTGTGTCTGACGACAAAGTGACCTCTTCAAGTAAGGTCATGGCAATACCTCCTAGACCAAACGCATCTGCTAGACAAGCTCAGGCGACTTCCGCCAATCTTCGCCAACAGCTGCCATCTAACAGTCCTTCCCTGAATCTACAAACTGATCCGACAGCCCCGAGTGAGAGTGAGGATTCCAGTTCACCTGCATTAACGGTCCCACTGGCGGTTTGTCATCCTATGAATGGAAACTATGGAGAGATGATATATGCTAGGGCATTTGGTAACTGGGAGAGCTTTTATACATTTCCCAATTCATACCATACAGAGGGAAGTGCCAGCCCCAGGGTGAGAAGGCAGGAGATACAAGCTCACAAATCCTTAAACAGAATATCAGTTTTTCTCTTCTGTTGGATTCTATTGTGCCTTTTTGTATTCTAG